A genomic window from Arthrobacter sp. FW305-BF8 includes:
- a CDS encoding SLC13 family permease gives MTKTEEQTALLDTDTRDEQSQGPNRRRRILLMTVAATAILGLAALLFGGVMFSPAAASESEPTMTATQIIPLVILVVMFVVATKWPLNIGVMGLVASFGVGYFMLGMTDKQILEDFPASIVLTIIGVTYFFSMAQRNGSIDIIVQTCVRLVRGKTMLLPWVFFLMAAALTALGTFSPAAVALLAPAALGLAYESRIHPVLMGAFVINGAHAGGFSPLSVAGVLVHDISVKNGFPIEQGALFTASFALNFILSALTIVLFALLGKLRDQHANEYAGLDTPRVGRPQGQQIFTLALIAAILVCTLGFHMPIGFVALSAGLLLAFVNIKEHKSFISGVSWSTVLLVAGMITYVSLLQHVGVIDTLAEMALALGAPLLIALVLCYVIGVGSAFASSTALLTAFIPMAGPLLATSSLSASGTVAALAIAATVVDVSPFSTDGALVVANARDNDRQRVYKQLMMYAGGVVLAAPALAWALLVPTGIM, from the coding sequence ATGACTAAGACTGAAGAACAAACGGCACTCCTGGATACAGACACCCGCGACGAACAGTCCCAGGGTCCGAACCGTCGCCGCCGTATCCTGCTGATGACGGTGGCCGCCACCGCTATTCTGGGTCTGGCCGCCCTCCTGTTCGGGGGTGTCATGTTCAGCCCCGCGGCCGCCTCGGAATCGGAGCCGACCATGACCGCCACCCAGATCATCCCGCTCGTCATCCTCGTGGTGATGTTCGTCGTCGCCACCAAATGGCCGCTGAACATCGGCGTGATGGGGCTGGTTGCCTCCTTCGGCGTCGGCTACTTCATGCTCGGAATGACCGACAAGCAGATCCTTGAGGACTTCCCGGCCAGCATCGTCCTGACGATCATCGGCGTCACCTACTTCTTCAGCATGGCCCAGCGGAACGGGTCCATCGACATCATCGTCCAGACCTGCGTGCGCCTTGTCAGGGGCAAGACAATGCTCCTGCCGTGGGTGTTCTTCCTCATGGCTGCCGCACTGACGGCACTGGGCACCTTCTCCCCGGCCGCCGTCGCACTCCTGGCCCCGGCAGCACTGGGACTTGCCTACGAATCACGCATCCACCCGGTCCTCATGGGCGCGTTTGTCATCAATGGAGCCCACGCCGGCGGCTTCTCCCCGCTGTCCGTCGCCGGCGTGCTGGTGCATGACATCTCCGTGAAAAACGGATTCCCCATCGAGCAGGGCGCACTGTTCACGGCAAGCTTCGCCCTCAATTTCATCCTTTCCGCCCTGACCATCGTCCTGTTCGCCCTCCTCGGCAAGCTGCGCGACCAGCACGCCAACGAGTACGCCGGCCTGGACACGCCCCGCGTGGGACGCCCCCAGGGCCAGCAGATCTTCACGCTCGCACTGATCGCTGCGATCCTCGTGTGCACCCTGGGCTTCCACATGCCCATCGGATTCGTTGCCCTCTCCGCCGGGCTCCTGCTGGCCTTCGTCAACATCAAGGAACACAAATCGTTCATTAGCGGTGTTTCCTGGTCCACCGTCCTGCTGGTGGCGGGCATGATCACCTACGTCTCCCTGCTCCAGCACGTCGGCGTCATCGACACCCTCGCGGAGATGGCCCTCGCCCTGGGAGCACCGCTCCTGATCGCACTGGTCCTCTGCTACGTCATCGGGGTCGGCTCCGCCTTCGCCTCCTCCACGGCACTGCTGACCGCGTTCATCCCCATGGCCGGCCCGCTGCTGGCAACGAGCTCACTGAGCGCCTCGGGAACCGTCGCGGCACTCGCCATCGCGGCCACCGTCGTCGATGTCTCCCCCTTCTCCACCGACGGCGCCCTCGTCGTCGCCAACGCCCGGGACAACGATCGCCAGCGCGTCTACAAGCAGCTCATGATGTACGCGGGAGGCGTGGTCCTCGCAGCACCCGCCCTGGCCTGGGCCCTGCTGGTACCCACCGGCATCATGTGA
- a CDS encoding PrpF domain-containing protein: protein MKIEAEWMRGGTSKCWVFETGQLGGTGTSPDVLLPRLFGSPDHRQIDGVGGATSTTSKAMILHRPADDDVDVEFTFAQVGIEEAAVDWGSNCGNCSAVVGLYAIEKGWVVPTGDVTRIVTRNTNTGQIIIQRVSTPSGALPIVPQAQMPGVPFPGYRVGLGFQDPAGKTTGQLLPTGSATDTITAGGTRWTVSMVDAGAPVVILRAEDLGLDPERYHSWSAGVELQLETLEHIRRQAAVRMGLAATTTDAARAIPKVAIAASPAQADSESDVSVMMLSMGKPHPALAITGSIALTLAARTPGTVLNSITGSTLRPTLRLQTPAGVIETWSEERDGSLLVGVDRTARTIATTTIHLPEALGSAVDASFASATN from the coding sequence ATGAAGATCGAAGCGGAGTGGATGCGCGGAGGCACCAGCAAGTGCTGGGTCTTCGAAACCGGACAGCTGGGCGGGACGGGAACCAGCCCGGACGTGCTGCTTCCCCGGCTGTTCGGCAGCCCGGACCACCGGCAGATCGACGGCGTTGGCGGGGCAACGTCCACCACCAGCAAAGCGATGATCCTTCACCGCCCGGCAGATGATGACGTTGATGTCGAGTTCACCTTCGCCCAGGTGGGCATCGAAGAGGCCGCGGTGGACTGGGGCAGCAACTGCGGCAACTGCTCGGCAGTGGTGGGCCTGTACGCCATCGAAAAGGGCTGGGTGGTGCCCACCGGCGACGTCACCCGGATCGTCACCCGCAACACCAACACCGGCCAGATCATCATCCAGCGGGTGTCCACGCCGTCCGGTGCCCTGCCGATCGTGCCGCAGGCCCAGATGCCCGGCGTGCCGTTCCCCGGGTACCGGGTGGGGCTCGGCTTCCAGGATCCGGCCGGCAAAACCACCGGCCAGCTGCTTCCCACAGGATCTGCCACGGACACCATCACCGCCGGCGGAACCCGCTGGACCGTCTCCATGGTCGACGCCGGAGCACCGGTAGTCATTCTCCGGGCTGAGGACCTGGGCCTTGACCCGGAGCGCTACCACAGCTGGTCCGCCGGGGTAGAGCTGCAACTGGAGACGCTGGAGCACATCCGCCGCCAGGCAGCAGTGCGGATGGGGCTCGCAGCCACCACCACCGACGCGGCGCGTGCCATCCCCAAGGTGGCGATCGCAGCTTCACCGGCCCAGGCAGACTCGGAAAGCGACGTCAGCGTCATGATGCTCTCGATGGGCAAGCCCCACCCGGCGCTCGCCATCACCGGCAGCATCGCACTGACCCTCGCCGCCCGCACCCCGGGCACTGTGCTTAACAGCATCACCGGCAGCACCCTTCGCCCCACCCTGCGGCTGCAGACACCGGCCGGCGTGATCGAAACCTGGAGTGAGGAACGGGACGGATCGCTGCTGGTCGGCGTCGACCGGACCGCCCGCACCATCGCAACCACCACCATCCACCTCCCCGAGGCCCTCGGCAGCGCCGTCGACGCCTCCTTCGCCAGCGCCACCAACTGA
- a CDS encoding LysR family transcriptional regulator: MAEKGEAVVNDEAQDLFDIRRLALLVEVVEQGSITAAAELMLYTPSAVSQQLRKLEQEVGQPLLNRRSRGVVPTEAGQVLAGHARKIIGQMRAAQSDLDQIAGLKRGSLTVGTFPTLAGSFMPVVIRAFKKRYPAIGLSLRSARFEELVDDLQSGVTGLCLLWDYPWNRFHDDSIRITEVFQESTVILVSRGHPLADREEIRMEELRKESWIVRAEAHPVVEVLQRSAHEAGFEPTIGFLANDYQEAQAMVSVGMGVAMVPKTAVALQHPDVRVICLGSAAPLRRVLLAQRQDKVYAPAEVAFHSTLLEIAREHAEDYL, translated from the coding sequence ATGGCGGAGAAGGGTGAAGCAGTGGTTAACGATGAAGCCCAAGATTTATTTGATATCCGGCGGCTGGCCCTGCTGGTGGAGGTCGTCGAGCAGGGATCGATCACTGCTGCGGCCGAACTGATGCTGTACACGCCCTCGGCGGTCTCCCAGCAGCTGCGGAAGCTCGAACAGGAAGTCGGGCAGCCTCTCCTCAACCGCCGCTCGCGCGGAGTGGTCCCCACGGAGGCTGGGCAGGTGCTCGCCGGCCACGCCCGCAAGATCATCGGGCAGATGCGGGCCGCCCAGTCGGACCTGGACCAAATCGCGGGACTCAAGCGCGGTTCCCTGACGGTAGGGACGTTTCCGACTCTCGCCGGGTCATTCATGCCCGTTGTCATCCGGGCCTTCAAGAAGAGGTACCCGGCGATTGGGCTCTCGCTGCGAAGTGCACGCTTCGAGGAGCTTGTTGATGACCTGCAGTCGGGAGTCACCGGGCTCTGCCTGCTGTGGGACTACCCCTGGAACCGCTTTCATGATGATTCCATCCGGATCACGGAGGTCTTCCAGGAAAGCACGGTCATCCTGGTATCGCGCGGACACCCGCTCGCCGACCGTGAAGAGATAAGAATGGAAGAGCTCCGGAAAGAATCGTGGATCGTGCGGGCCGAGGCCCACCCCGTGGTGGAGGTGCTGCAGCGCTCTGCCCATGAGGCCGGGTTCGAACCAACGATTGGCTTCCTGGCCAACGACTACCAGGAAGCCCAGGCGATGGTGAGCGTCGGAATGGGCGTGGCCATGGTGCCCAAGACCGCTGTGGCCCTGCAGCACCCTGACGTCCGGGTCATCTGCCTCGGCTCCGCCGCACCCCTGCGGCGGGTGCTGCTGGCCCAGCGCCAGGACAAGGTCTACGCTCCGGCGGAGGTTGCTTTCCACTCCACCCTGCTGGAAATCGCCCGCGAACATGCCGAAGACTACCTGTAA
- a CDS encoding DUF4383 domain-containing protein, producing MTTASHPTHHHAMGLSLHNTAMGLGAVFLLVGVLGFIPGTTTNYGAMTLAGHDSGAMLLGVFQVSVLHNIVHLLFGAAGIAMARTASSARWFLLGGGIVYIVLWIYGLVIDMDGSANFVPFNTADNWLHLILGLAMVGLGLWLGRDAMDRTRGSATP from the coding sequence ATGACTACCGCTTCACACCCCACCCACCACCACGCGATGGGGTTGTCCCTTCACAACACCGCCATGGGCCTTGGTGCGGTTTTCCTGCTGGTCGGCGTCCTCGGGTTTATCCCCGGGACCACCACCAACTACGGCGCCATGACCCTTGCCGGACATGACTCCGGCGCCATGCTGCTGGGGGTGTTCCAGGTGTCCGTTCTGCACAACATCGTCCATCTGCTGTTCGGCGCGGCCGGCATTGCCATGGCCCGGACGGCCTCGTCGGCCCGCTGGTTCCTGCTTGGCGGCGGCATCGTGTACATCGTCCTGTGGATCTACGGCCTGGTCATTGACATGGACGGGAGCGCCAACTTCGTCCCGTTCAACACCGCCGACAACTGGCTGCACCTCATCCTCGGCCTGGCCATGGTCGGCCTGGGCCTCTGGCTCGGCAGGGATGCCATGGACCGGACGAGGGGAAGCGCCACGCCGTAG
- a CDS encoding TerC family protein, which produces MQVTPLVWIITIAVTILFFVYEFFAHVRKPHEPSIGESARWSAFYIGLALLFGVAIGMVAGWTFGGEYFAGYLTEKALSVDNLFVFLIVMTGFAVPRKYQQKVLMVGIIIALILRGGFIAIGATLIENFSWVFYIFGALLLFLAYRQAFGGHDGNPADGRFMTFVRRALPVTPDYHRDRLTVNLDGKRFVTPMLLTIIAIGFVDLIFAVDSIPAIYGLTGEAYIVFTANAFALMGLRQLFFLIGGLLERLVYLAQGLAVILAFIGVKLVFHALHVNEVSFINGGQPLLWVPEIPIWFSLLFIAAAILVATVASLAKTRSGQVGDGGGGALGDRAVHEDTSTAAVAYQDADAGVGEDTDSTARSRR; this is translated from the coding sequence ATGCAGGTAACCCCTCTGGTATGGATCATCACCATCGCCGTGACCATCCTGTTCTTCGTCTACGAGTTCTTCGCCCACGTCCGCAAACCCCACGAACCGTCGATCGGCGAATCGGCGCGCTGGTCGGCGTTTTACATCGGACTCGCGCTGCTGTTCGGCGTCGCGATTGGAATGGTGGCGGGCTGGACGTTTGGCGGCGAGTACTTCGCCGGTTACCTCACCGAAAAAGCCCTGTCCGTCGACAACCTGTTCGTCTTCCTCATCGTGATGACAGGGTTCGCCGTCCCCAGGAAGTACCAACAGAAGGTGCTGATGGTGGGCATCATCATCGCCCTCATCCTGCGCGGCGGCTTCATCGCCATCGGGGCCACGCTGATTGAAAACTTCTCCTGGGTGTTCTACATCTTCGGCGCCCTGCTGCTCTTCCTCGCGTACCGGCAGGCCTTCGGCGGCCATGACGGCAACCCGGCCGACGGCAGGTTCATGACATTCGTGCGCCGCGCCCTGCCGGTCACCCCGGACTACCACCGGGACAGGCTCACTGTGAACCTGGACGGCAAGCGGTTCGTGACGCCGATGCTGCTCACCATCATTGCCATCGGCTTCGTGGACCTGATCTTCGCGGTCGACTCGATTCCCGCAATCTACGGCCTGACGGGCGAGGCGTATATCGTCTTCACCGCCAACGCTTTCGCCCTGATGGGCCTGCGGCAGCTGTTCTTCCTCATCGGAGGACTGCTGGAACGCCTGGTGTACCTCGCGCAGGGCCTGGCCGTCATCCTGGCGTTTATCGGTGTGAAGCTGGTCTTCCACGCCCTGCACGTCAACGAGGTGTCCTTCATCAACGGTGGCCAGCCGCTCCTGTGGGTGCCTGAGATCCCCATCTGGTTCTCACTGCTCTTCATCGCTGCCGCCATTCTGGTGGCCACGGTGGCCAGCCTGGCCAAGACCCGCAGCGGCCAGGTTGGCGACGGCGGCGGGGGTGCCCTCGGTGACAGAGCGGTCCATGAAGACACCTCCACGGCGGCCGTGGCGTACCAGGATGCGGACGCTGGCGTGGGGGAGGACACGGACAGCACGGCCCGCAGCAGGCGGTAG
- a CDS encoding NADP-dependent oxidoreductase, with protein MKAVTYSTYGNPDVLEYGDRPMPKVGPGMVLVRVKAAAVNPVDWKIMAGYLDAAMDLEFPVIPGWDVTGVVESVGIDARQFKPGDEVIAYGRKDYVHGGSFAEYIALPERVLARKPASLGWNESAGLPLAGLTAYQVLNRLGLKAGETVLIHGGSGGVGSLGIQIAAALGASVIATASEKNHEFLRSLGAEPVAYGDGLAERVRALRPDGVDVVADFVGGNLEATLAVLAEGGRHASIADSEAEKHGGTWMWVSPVGADLQELADLVDSRKIRVEVAEVFPLEKAADAFRSNMEGHTRGKIIVAVEQGS; from the coding sequence ATGAAGGCAGTCACTTACAGCACATACGGAAACCCCGACGTCCTCGAATACGGCGATCGGCCGATGCCTAAAGTCGGGCCCGGAATGGTCCTGGTCAGGGTCAAGGCAGCCGCAGTGAACCCGGTGGACTGGAAGATCATGGCCGGCTACCTGGACGCGGCAATGGACCTGGAGTTTCCCGTGATCCCCGGCTGGGACGTGACGGGGGTTGTGGAGTCGGTAGGCATTGATGCCCGGCAGTTCAAGCCTGGCGACGAGGTCATCGCCTATGGCCGCAAGGACTACGTCCACGGCGGAAGTTTTGCCGAGTACATCGCGCTGCCGGAGCGGGTCCTGGCGCGGAAGCCTGCCTCGCTGGGGTGGAACGAATCGGCGGGCCTGCCCCTGGCCGGGCTGACCGCCTACCAGGTCCTCAACCGGCTGGGCCTGAAGGCGGGCGAAACTGTTCTGATCCACGGCGGTTCCGGGGGCGTGGGGTCGCTTGGCATCCAGATCGCCGCAGCCCTGGGCGCCAGTGTCATTGCCACCGCCTCGGAGAAGAACCACGAATTCCTCCGCTCCCTGGGTGCCGAGCCGGTTGCCTACGGGGACGGGCTCGCAGAGCGCGTACGCGCGCTGCGCCCTGACGGCGTGGACGTCGTTGCCGACTTCGTGGGCGGAAACCTCGAAGCAACGCTGGCGGTGCTGGCCGAAGGAGGCCGGCATGCTTCGATCGCCGACAGCGAAGCGGAGAAGCATGGCGGCACCTGGATGTGGGTCAGCCCCGTAGGCGCCGACCTGCAGGAACTGGCCGACTTGGTGGACAGCCGGAAAATCCGTGTTGAAGTTGCCGAAGTGTTCCCGCTGGAAAAGGCCGCGGATGCCTTCCGGTCCAACATGGAGGGACATACCCGCGGCAAGATCATCGTTGCCGTGGAACAGGGTTCCTAA
- a CDS encoding FadR/GntR family transcriptional regulator encodes MTRQLEDSASPVSPGGPAGASRTDASRIGSGALAGIDRRSAIDAVRLRIGMAISLGLLKPGERLPDQEDVALGLSVSPITARRALASLADQGVVVRRRGRAGGTFVADEPPPDVLAELTASPAESQAVNRLVDRRLLFECAVTHYAAANATAEQLDELEQLTRKMASSTDWSAYHQADEQFHQLVGTASCLGTPVGIYHETLAELYAYFIPYPIELLHKSNCDHIELVTALRAHDADTAVEISRKHVDILHRTMFMGLAQGGSQPAPA; translated from the coding sequence ATGACCCGTCAGTTGGAGGACAGCGCCTCCCCCGTATCTCCCGGCGGCCCCGCCGGCGCTTCCCGCACTGATGCTTCCCGCATCGGTTCCGGGGCGCTGGCCGGCATCGACCGCCGGAGTGCCATCGACGCCGTGCGGCTGCGGATCGGGATGGCCATCTCGCTGGGGCTGCTGAAGCCCGGCGAGCGCCTCCCCGACCAGGAGGACGTGGCGCTGGGACTGTCCGTCAGCCCGATCACTGCCCGGCGCGCGCTGGCGAGCCTGGCGGACCAGGGCGTGGTGGTGCGCCGCCGAGGACGGGCCGGCGGAACCTTCGTGGCGGACGAGCCGCCGCCCGATGTGCTGGCGGAACTCACGGCTTCACCGGCCGAGTCGCAGGCGGTGAACCGGCTGGTGGACCGGCGGCTGCTGTTCGAATGCGCGGTAACGCACTACGCGGCTGCCAACGCAACGGCTGAACAGCTGGACGAGCTGGAACAGCTGACCAGGAAGATGGCATCGTCCACGGACTGGTCCGCGTACCACCAGGCTGACGAGCAGTTCCACCAACTGGTGGGCACGGCGTCCTGTCTGGGGACCCCCGTCGGGATTTATCACGAGACGCTGGCCGAGCTTTATGCCTACTTCATCCCCTACCCCATTGAGCTGCTGCACAAGTCCAACTGCGACCACATCGAGCTCGTGACGGCGCTGCGCGCCCACGACGCGGACACCGCCGTCGAAATCTCACGCAAGCACGTGGACATCCTGCACCGGACCATGTTCATGGGTCTGGCACAGGGTGGATCCCAACCTGCGCCCGCCTGA
- a CDS encoding carbon-nitrogen hydrolase family protein — protein MQRILPLIAAQARPRLIGEPVAAFADEVTAALKTKPDSKLVVFPELHLFGDGTPDRQRTEALQGSAEPLDGPRIKELQQLAADLGIWLVPGSVCERGPEGQLFNTQLVLSPEGELAGYYRKIFPWRPFEPYDPGDRFTTVDLAGIGRVGLNICYDAWYPEVSRQLAWMGAEVILNVVKTTTPDRRQELVLAKANAIVNQVFVVSVNCAGPTGQGKSIIVDPEGNTIAEAGDDAPVLLAADLDLAAVGHVRTHGTENLNRPWSQFRDGEAAVELPVYQGRINPLTWTPPSFNA, from the coding sequence ATGCAACGAATCCTTCCCCTCATTGCTGCCCAGGCCAGGCCGCGGCTCATCGGCGAACCCGTCGCGGCCTTCGCGGACGAGGTCACCGCTGCCCTCAAGACCAAGCCGGACAGCAAACTGGTGGTCTTCCCGGAGCTCCATCTCTTCGGCGACGGCACCCCGGACCGGCAGCGCACCGAAGCACTGCAGGGCTCCGCCGAACCGCTCGATGGCCCAAGAATCAAGGAACTGCAGCAGCTCGCCGCAGACCTGGGCATCTGGCTGGTCCCCGGCAGCGTCTGCGAGCGCGGCCCGGAAGGCCAGCTGTTCAACACCCAGCTGGTCCTGTCGCCGGAGGGGGAGCTCGCCGGCTACTACCGGAAGATCTTCCCCTGGCGCCCGTTCGAGCCCTACGATCCCGGCGACCGGTTCACCACCGTGGACCTGGCCGGCATCGGCAGGGTGGGCCTGAACATCTGCTACGACGCCTGGTACCCGGAGGTGTCCCGCCAGCTCGCCTGGATGGGCGCAGAGGTGATCCTCAACGTCGTCAAGACCACCACGCCGGACCGGCGGCAGGAACTGGTGCTGGCCAAGGCGAACGCCATCGTGAACCAGGTGTTCGTGGTCAGCGTCAACTGCGCCGGCCCCACCGGCCAGGGCAAGAGCATCATCGTCGACCCTGAGGGCAACACCATCGCCGAAGCCGGGGACGACGCCCCGGTGCTGCTGGCGGCGGACCTGGACCTGGCCGCCGTCGGGCATGTCCGCACCCACGGGACGGAGAACCTCAACCGCCCCTGGTCCCAGTTCCGGGACGGGGAGGCCGCCGTCGAACTGCCCGTCTACCAGGGCCGGATCAATCCGCTGACCTGGACGCCCCCGTCCTTCAATGCCTAA
- a CDS encoding APC family permease, producing MTTTLTRTLKLPSLVLFGLAYLTPLIVLAIFGLIAETTGGAAPSAYLVAMVAMLFTAHSYGRMAVAYPVAGSAYTYVRRSIDPRVGFLVGWAILLDYLFLPMVIWLIGASYLSAQFPGVPMWLWIVGFILITTVLNILGIKVADKANYVLMAFQLLVIVFFVALAVGNIVSVSGPGGLASTEPFFNGTSSFATISAGAAIAAYSFLGFDAVTTLTEETVDPRRNVPRAIMLIALIGGGIFVAVSYITQLVHPGGVFEDSASAASAIALQIGGQVFGAVFLAGLVVAQFASGLAAQASASRLVYAMGRDSVLPKAIFGRLSAKFHTPVVNLVITGIVGLIAIFLDVATSTSFINFGAFTAFTLVNVSVVFHYVRRRRAGEQLNAVAYVAVPAVGAIVCAYLLSQLDSNAITLGLSWLALGIVVLALITRGFRAAPPEMTTTEKATVEAAA from the coding sequence GTGACAACTACCCTGACCCGCACGCTGAAGCTGCCGTCGCTGGTGCTGTTCGGCCTGGCGTACCTGACCCCGCTGATTGTCCTGGCCATCTTCGGCCTGATCGCCGAGACCACGGGCGGGGCGGCGCCGTCGGCGTACCTCGTGGCGATGGTGGCCATGCTGTTCACGGCCCACAGCTACGGCCGGATGGCGGTGGCCTACCCGGTGGCCGGCTCCGCGTACACGTACGTGCGCCGGTCCATCGATCCCCGCGTGGGCTTCCTGGTGGGCTGGGCGATCCTGCTGGACTACCTGTTCCTGCCCATGGTGATCTGGCTGATCGGCGCCTCCTACCTGAGCGCGCAGTTCCCGGGCGTGCCCATGTGGCTGTGGATTGTCGGCTTCATCCTCATCACCACGGTCCTGAACATCCTGGGCATCAAGGTGGCGGACAAGGCGAACTACGTGCTGATGGCGTTCCAGCTGCTGGTGATCGTGTTCTTCGTGGCGCTGGCCGTCGGCAACATCGTGTCCGTCTCCGGCCCTGGCGGCCTGGCCAGCACGGAGCCGTTCTTCAACGGCACGTCCAGCTTCGCCACCATTTCCGCGGGAGCGGCCATCGCGGCGTACTCGTTCCTGGGGTTCGACGCCGTCACCACCCTCACCGAGGAAACTGTGGACCCGCGGCGGAACGTGCCGCGCGCCATCATGCTCATCGCGCTGATCGGCGGCGGCATCTTCGTGGCCGTCTCCTACATCACGCAGCTGGTGCACCCGGGCGGGGTGTTTGAGGACTCGGCGTCCGCGGCCAGCGCCATCGCCCTGCAGATCGGCGGGCAGGTCTTCGGCGCGGTGTTCCTCGCCGGGCTGGTGGTGGCGCAGTTCGCCTCCGGCCTCGCCGCGCAGGCCAGCGCCTCCCGGCTGGTCTACGCCATGGGCCGCGACTCGGTCCTGCCCAAGGCCATCTTCGGCCGGCTTAGCGCGAAGTTCCACACGCCCGTGGTGAACCTGGTGATCACCGGCATCGTGGGCCTGATCGCGATCTTCCTGGACGTGGCGACGTCGACGTCGTTCATCAACTTCGGCGCCTTCACCGCCTTCACGCTGGTCAATGTCTCGGTGGTGTTCCACTATGTGCGCCGACGCCGGGCGGGGGAGCAGCTGAACGCCGTCGCCTACGTGGCGGTCCCGGCGGTGGGCGCCATCGTCTGCGCCTACCTGCTCTCCCAGCTGGACAGCAACGCCATTACGCTGGGACTGAGCTGGCTTGCTTTGGGGATCGTAGTGCTGGCACTGATCACCCGGGGCTTCCGCGCCGCGCCGCCGGAGATGACGACGACGGAGAAGGCCACCGTGGAGGCCGCCGCCTAG
- a CDS encoding carbon-nitrogen hydrolase family protein — translation MRIALGQLESGTDVAANLAAIDRFAASAAADGAALVAFPEYATYEKKIVDASFPAVAEPLNGPICRELAATAARHGIALVAGVVETSDEEGRAYNTLVAFGPSGEWLAVYRKIHLFDAQGFGESTYIKPGPSTEPVVFEAGGARFGLMTCYDLRFPELARSLADAGAQVLLVCPSWVPGTHKTEQWLALNAARAIENSVYVAGVCQAPPVSVGRSLLVDPMGYVEADLGLEPGVRAVEVSLSTVARVREQFPMFRQRRLG, via the coding sequence GTGAGGATAGCCCTCGGGCAGCTTGAATCCGGCACCGACGTCGCGGCGAACCTGGCCGCCATCGACCGGTTCGCCGCTTCGGCGGCCGCCGACGGCGCCGCGCTGGTGGCCTTCCCGGAGTACGCCACGTACGAGAAGAAGATCGTGGATGCTTCGTTCCCGGCGGTGGCCGAGCCGCTGAACGGCCCCATCTGCCGGGAACTCGCCGCCACCGCGGCCCGCCACGGGATCGCGCTGGTGGCGGGCGTGGTGGAAACGTCCGACGAGGAGGGCCGGGCGTACAACACCCTCGTGGCGTTCGGGCCTTCCGGTGAGTGGCTGGCGGTGTACCGGAAGATCCACCTGTTCGACGCGCAGGGCTTCGGGGAGTCGACCTACATCAAGCCGGGACCGTCCACCGAGCCCGTGGTGTTCGAGGCCGGGGGAGCGCGGTTCGGGCTGATGACCTGCTACGACCTGCGGTTCCCGGAGCTGGCCCGGTCCCTGGCCGACGCCGGCGCGCAGGTTTTGCTGGTCTGCCCATCATGGGTGCCGGGCACGCACAAGACGGAGCAGTGGCTGGCGTTGAATGCGGCGCGGGCGATCGAGAACAGCGTGTACGTGGCAGGGGTGTGCCAGGCCCCGCCGGTCTCCGTCGGGCGCAGCTTGCTGGTTGACCCGATGGGGTACGTGGAGGCGGACCTCGGGCTGGAACCGGGCGTGCGGGCGGTGGAGGTTTCACTGTCTACTGTGGCACGGGTGAGGGAGCAGTTCCCCATGTTCCGGCAGCGGCGGCTGGGGTAG